AGCACCTCTTCTCGGCAGTATCATCGCGACATTCACCAGCTGGCGAGTCATCTATGGCGTTGAAGCTGGAATGTGTCTCTTTGGTCTCATTCTCTCCTTGTTATTCATCCCGAAAGCGAGTGAAGTTGAGAGTCCCAAGTTGGCTGAGACGACACGACCCCGAACAGCTAAGGAAATTTTTCGGACCTTCAATCCGATGCACGTATTCTGCCAATTCAAATATCCCAAGGTCATCCTCGCTGTATGTATTCCTCCCAATTAAACAagtccaacaccaacatatCAGAACATCGCCTGTGGtctcctcggcttcaacCAATACGCCATCCTCTCCTCCATCCGCCGCGTCATTAACCCTCGCTTCAACCTCACATCCCCTCTCTCCAGCGGTCTCTTCTACCTGGCTCCTGGCGCTGGATTTCTCGTTGGAAGTACCGTCGGCGGTAAAGTCTCTGATGTTGTCGTCAAGCGATACATGCGAAAGCGGAACGGGCAGAGAATCCCTGAAGATCGCTTGAACAGCAGTCTAGTCAGTGTTCTCATTATTCTTCCTCTTGGAACACTGCTTTATGGGTGGAGTGTCTATCATAGACTGGGTGGTATGGCGTTGCCGATTATCAGCGCGTTTATTGAAGGTTTTGGACTCATGGCGTCGTTTAGTGGGCTGAATACATACGCAGCTGGTACGTCAATGAACTTGACAAAGAAACTCAACTAATACTCTTCAGAGGTTCGGCCAGCACATAGAACAGCAGTCATCACAGGAAAATACGTTGTACAGTATAGTTTTGGCGCAATGAGCGTTGGCGGCGTCGTCCCAATGATTGACAGCATCGGCGTAGGCTGGGCCTTCACCGTTAGTAAGTACATCTCTCCACGTCCTTTACTCTCCACTAACTAGTCAAAGTCACCGGCTTCTCAATGCTCGCAGGTGTCTTGGTCCTCCTCATCGCGCGGTTCAGCAAAAATTGGAAGGCATAGGTTAAGACATGGCTTAGATAAGATTCCAGCCGGGAATGATGATTGTTACGAAAAACGGGCGCGAGATCTAGATGCGGGGAAATCTAGATCTAAGCGGCGCTTAGAATGAATTACCATAGAGGGAATAGATAAAAGTTATCATTTGAGTGTTGGGCTTTTCTAGCTACAGTAGTCGAAACTCACTCCTCATTTTCGCACGGAAACCGAATTACTTCGGCTTGCATTCCTTCGCCAAGCCTCGTTCGCATTCGGTCCCGAGGGGCGAGTAATTAAGTAGTCGTGGAATCTGGGGATGGGGTTGGCTGGAATAAGCCATTGAGTTTGGTGGTGGAAATTTGCGCTGACATGAGCTAAGATAGCTTGGTCGGGTATCGGCATGGGAATGTCCATCCTGGGGATGTTAAGACAGACAGCTGCCGTTGCCCATCCTTCATGTTATTTCTCTTATTATCGCAGATCTTCAACAGTTGAAAAGGGTTGCAAGATGTATCGCGATTTATTACTTCTCACTGCATTCTTGGGTTTCACCCTCGCGCAAAGTGGCGCTGATCCGTACGCTCCAGTCTACACGACATGTCCCTCGTCCTTCAAGATCCGTAGCGCAAAAGACGTACCCTACCTCCCTATCTCCCCTCTATACCATATCTAACTCTCCCAGGGCTTATCTGATGAAGAATCATCTTGGCGTGAACAACGCGCTAAGCAGATGATTCCGAACCTCGAAGACTACCTCAAACTCGCCAACATTtccaacttcaacatcacAAACTATataaacaagctcaagactgACGATGTTCCCATCGTTGGACTTTCTGTCTCCGGTGGAGGCACGCAGTCTGGTCTTGGTGGCTTAGGTGTCTGGCAAGCCTTTGATGCCCGATCTGCTATCGCAAGAGCCGCTAGAACAGGCGGCTTGACGCAGCTCTTCTCATACATCACCGGTCTATCCGGCGGAGGCGCTGTCACCGTATCCCTTCTGTAAgtctcctccaccaccatccCAATCACCATTAACATCCCAGCGCCGCAAACAATTTCACCACAACAGAGGGTGTCAAAAaagcctccaacttctccctCGACTACGCAACAGGTCCAGACGGCAACCAAACAGCCTTCTTCACCAGCATATTCGAAAACATGGGCGCAAAAGACGAATCCGGCTTCCCCGTCTCCGTCGCCGACACATTCGGTCAATTCTGGGGAACTTGGCTCCCTGAGGATAAAGTATACAGCAACTACTCCGACATCGTCTCCAAAAACACTGCCTTTTCTCTCGGCGACGCTCCAATGCCAATTGTGTGCTTTGCAGAAGTAATCCCCGGGAAATCCCCCGAGATTGGAAAACTCATGTATCCGGGCTTCAACAAATCCACACGCTTCAATCTCACAGCATATGAAGTCACACCCTTTGAGTTTGGAAGTTGGGTCGGCGGCCGCGTGCAGGCGTTCATCCAGACCAAGTTCCTAGGAACTTCTATGACGCAGGGCAAACCGCAGAATAAGAGTGAATGCGTGCAAGGCTTTGATAAACTTACGCTCATGCAGGGGACGACTGCTAATGCGTTTACGGCGTGGTTCATTGATTCGTTTTATGGAATTCCGGTGTTTGCGAAGAGatggttggagaagagacagAAGGTCAATCCGGATATAAACGACGTTCCTGTTCCGAGGGATCAGTATGATAATCCGCTTGTTCAGCTTGTGAATGAGACGGCGATGTATTTTGATCTGACGTTCAATGAGTCGTTGTGGGCGACGTATCCGAATCCGTTTGAGGATTATAATGAGGATATGAAAGGTGTTTCGGAGCTTCTTTTGGTGAGTAAGTCTGACGAGGTtttggatgatgctgattgTTTAGGTCGACGGAAGTCTTACGCTTGAGAGTAATCCTCTTCGTCCGCTGATCATTCCTGAGCGTAAGCTTGATTTGATCATTGTTTACGAAGCTTCATCTGATGCGCCCAACTCTTGGGTCAACGGAACAAACCTCATCAGTAAGTCCCCTCTTCTCCTAGCATGATCTTAGCTGACATCTCAGACACCGCCGTCACCGCATCCCAAGGCAACATCCCCTTCCCCAAAATCCCTGACGTAAACACCATTGTCGCCCAAAACCTCTCCTTCCAACCAACATTCTTCGGCTGCAACGCCTCATCTTCCACGcccctcctcctctggcTGCCCAACGCCCCATGGACAGGGTACACCAACTACTCTTACACACAAACCCAATTCACACCGAATCAAGTCGACATTGCGCTTGAGAACGCCTTCCAGGTCGCTACGTACGGTAACGGtagtgttgatgagaattggcctgcttgcttggcttgtgCGGCGATTAAGGGctcgttgagaagattggATATTGAGATGCCGAGACAGTGTGAGGAGTGCTTTGAGAGGCATTGCTGGAATGGGACCGTTAGTGAGAGGAAGGCTACGGCGGCGGATTTTGATCTTAGGCCGAGATTGGATCCGGAGTTGAGCTTTGCGAAGTGGAATGAGAGTGAttgggagaaggaggagagtgCGGGTGGTGGAAACGGCAATGGAGAGGATAATTCGGCTGGTGTCAAGCTTGGTCATAGTTTGGTTGGACTGGTTCTGTCGCTGATAGCGATGGCTTCACTGCTGTAGTCAGACCCGTCGGGGTATCGGCTGTAGGTAGTCAATTGGCATAGGTAAAGACAGAATATCGAATTGATGCTTTGAGTCCGAGATGTCGGACGAGAGAATCAATGTGATGATAAATCTCATCGCACTTTGTCCACTGTAGGATCAGCATCGTGTCCACTGAACTAAAGTGGCTACACGCGATGCAGTGCACCCAATATCATGACTCAATGCACTAACAACCTTCAATCAATTCTACAGCTAAAGGTATCTAAACATCCTAGTTCTTCACCTGCACGCTCTCCCTCATAACAGCTGGTTCAATCTCCCCATCAGTAGACTTATTCTCCTCAATCTTGGCCTCATCAACCTTTGTCAAATCAACAGCTTTAAGCGCAAACATAACAATCAACATCGGCGCAAGAGAGCACGTCGCAGCAATAGCAAGAAGACGTTGTGTCTCGCGATATGCCTGGTCGATAGCTGCGCGCACAGGCGTACCCTTTGCGAATTTCTGCGCGACCACAATAGACTTGTAGATCTTCAAGGCAttgggcttggcttgctcGGGGAGATATGTCGTGAGTTTCTGGGGGAGGATGTTGTTCCAGATAGCGCCGCCGACGCTGTAACTGTTAGTAAGAATTGATTGAGGGAGGGGGATGGACTAACCTGGTGCCGACGGCTCCGCCAAAGTTCATGGCTGCGTAGTAAACACCCGTCACGACAGGGACGTCTTCCTTGGCGACGAGAGCCTGGATGGAGACTTGAGCAGCGGTTTGGTAGAATGCACGACCAACGCCGACAAGTGTCTTTGCTGTGATGAAAGAAGCTTCATTGGCATGGCCTCCGTTCATGTTGACAAAGTGAATCATGAGACCTTGACCCAGAACACAAAGCGGAACACCGATAAAGACAAAGATCTGACTGCGCTTAGTGTACTTCATCAAAACACCAACGAGCACCGAAGCGATCTGGAACGCGACACGAAGGGCGTTACTAGCAAAGTCAGCATTGCATCAACTATATGTAAGAGGTACTTACTCAATGCGAGTAGCGTGTCCAGGACTAAAGCCACCAGCGACTTGGAGATAACTCGGAAAGAAGAGCGTAAAGCAAGAATAATGGAAAAAGTCCAGCATGGATAAAACGCAAGCTGCAACGACAGTTCGCTCCTTGATCATTCGGAAGGGAACAAAAGGGACCTTGGCAAACTTTGTATCCCAGACGAAAAACACGccgacgacgacaacgccAATGACAAGCATGGCGATGTAGCTCCCCTGGTCCCAGCGATCACTATTCCTCGCACCCGTAAGCGAAAGCGGAATGAGGGtgagaccaagaccgagaacaagaagcacaGCACCAAGAATGTCGAGATCAACCCAGACAAGATTGACGATCCTCTTGCTCAAAGGCTGTGTTTTATCAGCTGCGTCCCAAGCGCCCTTTCGTCTATATCCCGCCTTTCTCGCGCGTCGCTGAAGGacatataaagtaataataagagGTGCCGCGCAGAAGGGTAGGATGAGAGCCCACATTCCGTAACCCCAGCGCCAGGTCGAGTGCTTGAGAACACTATCAGCGACAATGGACCCGAGGTATAATGTTGGGATGGAAGCGAAGGATTCGGGGAGGGATGTCCAGAGACCGCGGTTGATGAGGCTTGTCGTGTCGGCGATGAAGACCTGTTGCATGATGACGTAGCCGGTATCGCCGATTGATTCAAAGATTCCGCCGGCCTGTAACGTTAGAGAGATATGAGATGGGAATGGGCGGGCTTACGATATAGGTTGCGATGTTTTGACATGCTGCGTACATCACTTGcgagaggacgaggaagaggattgAAAATGTTAGACCTTCAGCTCTACCAAACACCTGGGATAGTTAGTTTGCGTTGGAATTGGTTGGGAGGTATGCATACGTTGGAGAACTTTGCCATGATGGGATATGTAACGAGACCGATGATTGTACTAACGACATTGGCTGTCGCAAGCGCTGAATGGCGCTGGAACGCAGAGGTAGCGTATGCATCGTAGACCTTTGTCGCGTACTTGAGGAATTGGCATACAAACGTCGTAGCAAACAAGCTAAATTGTTAGATGAAACATATGCCCAATTAGATGAACGTACCCAGTAAACGCGACGATCAAAGCCTTCTTAGACCAAGACTCCCTCAGAATATCCGTATTCAAAGCTTTCTCACGCTCCTTTGGCGCAGCTTCCACGTCAGAGCTGCGATGAGAATTATGATCTGCCATTGCAATAAGCTTACTCAAGAATGAATGCTGATCCTTCAAGGTCAATGCAACGCTGTCTGTTTATATTATTTGAGTCACGGATGAATTCCGCGCCCACAATCCGGTGATCCATCTAATCTTATCAGATTTTCATGCATCGCGTGATATCATTGGTCTGCCAAGACTGGCGTGGCATGACTTAGCCGTGATctgataaaaaaaagcctcaTGTTTTACAGGGATTGATGGAGCCGCGTTCTTATTCTGGGAATAGTGGTGGAGAGGTTTAGGTAAACGTGGATCACATGAAGATGAGTGACGCTGGTGGGTTTGGCGTTCCGAGAACAGGCGATCTCCAATGACACGTTTTCTAATCCCTGCGAAGAGTTTTCGCATCTgatcgatgatgagatttcGAGTTGGGACGACTTGCTGGTGTTGC
The window above is part of the Fusarium musae strain F31 chromosome 6, whole genome shotgun sequence genome. Proteins encoded here:
- a CDS encoding hypothetical protein (EggNog:ENOG41), coding for MIPNLEDYLKLANISNFNITNYINKLKTDDVPIVGLSVSGGGTQSGLGGLGVWQAFDARSAIARAARTGGLTQLFSYITGLSGGGAVTVSLLAANNFTTTEGVKKASNFSLDYATGPDGNQTAFFTSIFENMGAKDESGFPVSVADTFGQFWGTWLPEDKVYSNYSDIVSKNTAFSLGDAPMPIVCFAEVIPGKSPEIGKLMYPGFNKSTRFNLTAYEVTPFEFGSWVGGRVQAFIQTKFLGTSMTQGKPQNKSECVQGFDKLTLMQGTTANAFTAWFIDSFYGIPVFAKRWLEKRQKVNPDINDVPVPRDQYDNPLVQLVNETAMYFDLTFNESLWATYPNPFEDYNEDMKGVSELLLVDGSLTLESNPLRPLIIPERKLDLIIVYEASSDAPNSWVNGTNLINTAVTASQGNIPFPKIPDVNTIVAQNLSFQPTFFGCNASSSTPLLLWLPNAPWTGYTNYSYTQTQFTPNQVDIALENAFQVATYGNGSVDENWPACLACAAIKGSLRRLDIEMPRQCEECFERHCWNGTVSERKATAADFDLRPRLDPELSFAKWNESDWEKEESAGGGNGNGEDNSAGVKLGHSLVGLVLSLIAMASLL
- a CDS encoding hypothetical protein (EggNog:ENOG41), whose product is MHVFCQFKYPKVILANIACGLLGFNQYAILSSIRRVINPRFNLTSPLSSGLFYLAPGAGFLVGSTVGGKVSDVVVKRYMRKRNGQRIPEDRLNSSLVSVLIILPLGTLLYGWSVYHRLGGMALPIISAFIEGFGLMASFSGLNTYAAEVRPAHRTAVITGKYVVQYSFGAMSVGGVVPMIDSIGVGWAFTVITGFSMLAGVLVLLIARFSKNWKA
- a CDS encoding hypothetical protein (EggNog:ENOG41), with protein sequence MADHNSHRSSDVEAAPKEREKALNTDILRESWSKKALIVAFTGLFATTFVCQFLKYATKVYDAYATSAFQRHSALATANVVSTIIGLVTYPIMAKFSNAGGIFESIGDTGYVIMQQVFIADTTSLINRGLWTSLPESFASIPTLYLGSIVADSVLKHSTWRWGYGMWALILPFCAAPLIITLYVLQRRARKAGYRRKGAWDAADKTQPLSKRIVNLVWVDLDILGAVLLVLGLGLTLIPLSLTGARNSDRWDQGSYIAMLVIGVVVVGVFFVWDTKFAKVPFVPFRMIKERTVVAACVLSMLDFFHYSCFTLFFPSYLQVAGGFSPGHATRIDNALRVAFQIASVLVGVLMKYTKRSQIFVFIGVPLCVLGQGLMIHFVNMNGGHANEASFITAKTLVGVGRAFYQTAAQVSIQALVAKEDVPVVTGVYYAAMNFGGAVGTSVGGAIWNNILPQKLTTYLPEQAKPNALKIYKSIVVAQKFAKGTPVRAAIDQAYRETQRLLAIAATCSLAPMLIVMFALKAVDLTKVDEAKIEENKSTDGEIEPAVMRESVQVKN